From the Clostridium putrefaciens genome, one window contains:
- a CDS encoding methyltransferase domain-containing protein, with protein MNIAFIRKEMSYFKKMCIAENTVEKEYTYSQVCIRELEEFQSDERDCEDRLFLINIQNKYQILGFKIMIDYFKNQGNASVDMDSRITADMLLGIFKEIKIENNKVTATYYPFEQGEKKYAFHRIKEDVNVEVTYPIVLNQDQETMLKWEDVWEQRSKEKTEEQLVKFLSDTEPHLRKYTQKVLRDNQKVSFKIYDPACSTGKFLEYVKEKFNGAYTIGHDMDENMVRMSKDKVDESACCNAFDSAISQESVDILVLRFLNYAVVNRLEAKELFEKLISTVRNGGMIICFGHTPVLLNTSLFESFGVKVIGKIGYDQSTDSIFQYYVMER; from the coding sequence ATGAATATAGCATTCATAAGAAAAGAAATGAGTTATTTCAAAAAAATGTGTATAGCGGAAAATACCGTTGAAAAAGAATATACCTATAGTCAAGTATGCATAAGAGAATTAGAAGAGTTTCAAAGTGATGAGAGAGATTGCGAAGATCGCCTGTTTTTAATTAATATACAGAATAAATATCAAATATTAGGTTTTAAAATAATGATAGATTATTTTAAAAATCAGGGAAATGCATCTGTTGATATGGATAGCAGAATTACAGCAGATATGTTACTGGGGATTTTTAAGGAGATAAAAATTGAAAACAATAAAGTAACTGCTACGTATTATCCTTTCGAACAAGGTGAAAAAAAATATGCTTTTCATAGAATCAAGGAAGATGTAAATGTAGAAGTGACATATCCAATCGTATTAAATCAGGATCAGGAAACGATGCTTAAATGGGAAGATGTATGGGAACAGAGATCAAAAGAGAAAACAGAAGAACAACTGGTGAAATTTTTGTCTGATACAGAACCTCATCTGAGAAAATATACACAAAAAGTTCTACGTGACAATCAAAAAGTCAGCTTTAAAATTTATGATCCTGCATGCTCAACCGGCAAATTTTTAGAGTATGTAAAAGAGAAATTTAATGGTGCATATACAATTGGTCATGATATGGATGAAAATATGGTTAGGATGTCGAAAGATAAAGTAGACGAATCAGCCTGTTGTAATGCATTCGATTCTGCAATTAGTCAAGAATCAGTTGATATCTTAGTGCTGAGGTTTCTTAATTATGCAGTGGTAAATCGATTAGAAGCGAAAGAACTATTTGAAAAGCTAATAAGCACAGTAAGGAATGGTGGAATGATTATATGTTTTGGACATACGCCTGTATTATTGAATACTTCTTTATTTGAAAGTTTTGGAGTAAAGGTTATAGGTAAAATTGGATATGATCAGTCAACAGATTCAATTTTTCAATATTATGTAATGGAACGATAA